The proteins below come from a single Neospora caninum Liverpool complete genome, chromosome IX genomic window:
- a CDS encoding putative zinc finger (C3HC4 RING finger) protein translates to MFLNLVTVPPPSSPVSPSLSSHDGALDPLLGSDAAASQLDAAVDSLVRDASRSTVNSHLSGALRVAPESMPVAKASTAAPGTGLSPEAAAALSDMPPRVFQRSSGGLLPGRVPVPRGGGLRREGQTADTGTGVAFQAGTQGPAGHAEESVMPSIGLAYVYFVISQVCCGLLLEVPLYTFSLYFAQLLHLQSLTFSLSPQCRQAAEVSAVHYNQAARDYGLPTNQRRAAGAAPVEGDELREERLDERREQEEETQGRGAGGPPGDRPEGDRHRNRLQRNDPAAVVEELLREAQEAYSIREVEGGRGASPSAERRHGQETEDGQGVAGERKQSERGSGEAGEETRDEDETSSVVSSSLQTPMEGSRNTLRSSGPVWGHIHSYSRGGHELAAVESPSRPPSCASSMSRSQPVEFTAASDPVDPAERRTGTGEGGDRPCPGAAETPSRWGDARVDSRGHQRPIPDERDARDRARISRDRSAAQARQAEAVGSAPPAQEGQGRDSSLNQRFFAPAAAVHLFVRLSAHLGINRLVWDRRSGEGREQTRRRRSRMPSNTPLTPSADILATAWPHRAGGRGGESVRPADRERRRETAYRELGRIGAVLNTLRLWTEETWKGSPRRLVPCLDKFSGLFNRIRTVGWHAPNGRFRFRELVCQLHPYRLLSVSPLVFFPSASQRLFFTTFFFWLLRCIYEDGAEDAVTEDAWTFLVNGGNLIKVAVSFSNYNTARLAGIGPRYYSAFSSYSRSDTTAEAAQIRPASSHPFVSGFASPVGGIGSFSLARQWTVWWAVILLGLLFISYSLLALFSAFGVLPWQLLHSLLIHRHTRVATYAQQRERETKERREKRRRQWEALQATSERGAAGREGDSTEAREDEPRGEAVLREWREQEGIRRRRHAASIPEHIPLQLSAFRDEEEDEEEICIFCFEEFKPEDILRVVNGCGHKFHRHCVDVWLFKRQKETCPMCGQLRSPRRAK, encoded by the exons ATGTTCCTCAACTTAGTCACAGTGccgcctccctcgtctcccgtttctccctccttgtCTTCCCACGATGGCGCCTTGGATCCACTCTTGGGCAGTGATGCCGCTGCAAGCCAGCTCGACGCGGCGGTGGACAGCCTGGTCAGAGACGCCTCGCGTTCCACAGTCAACTCGCATCTTTCAGGGGCCTTGCGAGTCGCCCCCGAGTCCATGCCCGTAGCGAAGGCGAGCACGGCCGCGCCGGGAACGGGTCTCTCTCCtgaagcggctgcagctcTCTCCGACATGCCTCCGCGAGTCTTCCAGCGCTCGTCAGGCGGCCTTCTGCCGGGACGCGTGCCCGTTCCTCGCGGCGGGGGGCTGCGTCGAGAGGGTCAAACGGCAGACACTGGGACAGGCGTGGCCTTTCAGGCGGGGACACAGGGGCCTGCGGGGCATGCAGAGGAGTCGGTGATGCCGTCGATCGGGTTGGCATACGTCTATTTCGTGATTTCCCAGGTTTGCTGTGGCTTGCTTCTCGAAGTTCCCCTGTATACGTTTTCGCTGTATTTCGCACAACTGCTTCACCTGCAgtctctcaccttctctctctctcctcagtgCCGCCAAGCAGCCGAAGTCTCAGCCGTGCACTACAACCAAGCTGCTCGAGACTACGGTCTGCCCACCAACCAGAGACGTGCTGCGGGCGCAGCACCCGTGGAGGGCGACGAGCTGAGGGAGGAAAGGTTAGATGAGCGACGAGAgcaagaggaggagacacaggggcGAGGAGCCGGGGGCCCACCGGGGGACCGcccagagggagacagacaccGGAACCGTCTTCAGCGTAACGATCCCGCAGCGGTAGTCGAGGAACTGCTTCGAGAGGCTCAGGAGGCCTACTCGATTCGGGAAGTcgaaggagggcgaggcgcgtcaCCGAGCGCGGAACGAAGACACGGACAAGAGACCGAAGACGGGCAGGGAGTGGCAGgtgaaagaaaacagagcgagagaggcagcggggaagctggagaggaaacccgagacgaggacgagacgtCTTCGGTTGTCTCCTCATCTCTTCAGACGCCTATGGAGGGGTCGCGAAACACACTCCGCAGCAGCGGGCCTGTGTGGGGACACATACATTCTTATTCGCGAGGAGGCCACGAGCTCGCTGCTGTAGAGTCCCCGTCCCGTCCCCCTTCATGTGCATCTTCAATGTCCAGGAGCCAGCCAGTGGAGTTCACTGCGGCCTCAGACCCTGTCGATCCAGCGGAACGCCGGACCGGaaccggcgaaggcggagacaggcctTGTCCCGGTGCTGCGGAGACTCCTTCGAGGtggggagacgcgcgagttGATTCGCGCGGCCACCAGCGTCCGATTCCTGACGAAAGGGACGCAAGGGACCGAGCGCGAATCAGTCGCGACCGCAGTGCCGCTCAAGCTCGACAGGCTGAGGCAGTTGGGagcgcgccgccggcgcaAGAGGGGCAAGGACGAGACTCGTCTCTCAATcagcgcttcttcgcgccagCCGCGGCAGTGCATCTGTTCGTCAGGCTTTCGGCGCACCTAGGAATCAACCGCTTAGTCTGGGACAGGCGGTcgggcgaaggcagagagcaaacgcgaaggcggcgatCACGCATGCCCTCAAACACCCCTCTGACTCCCAGTGCCGACATCCTTGCCACTGCGTGGCCGCATCGTGCAGGCGGGCGAGGGGGCGAGTCTGTGAGGCCAGCTGATCGAGAAcgcaggagggagacagcttATCGAGAGCTGGGCCGAATCGGGGCAGTCCTCAACACTCTCCGTCTGTGGACGGAGGAAACGTGGAAGGGGTCCCCGCGGCGGCTGGTTCCGTGTCTCGACAAATTCAGTGGACTCTTCAACCGCATCAGGACTGTCGGGTGGCATGCACCGAACGGGCGGTTCCGTTTTCGAGAGCTCGTTTGCCAGCTGCATCCGTATCGCCTGCTGTCAGTGTctccgctcgtcttcttcccgagTGCCTCTCAGCGCCTTTTCTTCaccactttcttcttctggctCCTCCGCTGTATCTACGAAGATGGCGCCGAAGACGCTGTGACCGAGGACGCGTGGACGTTCCTGGTTAACGGCGGAAATCTCATCAAAGTGGCGGTCTCGTTCAGCAACTACAATACCGCCCGACTGGCAGGCATCGGCCCTCGCTACTACAGCGCATTTTCTTCCTACTCGCGCAGTGACACTACCGCAGAAGCCGCGCAAATTCGACCGGCGTCATCGCATCCCTTTGTTTCTGGATTCGCGAGCCCAGTGGGGGGAATAGGATCCTTCTCGCTGGCCCGGCAGTGGACCGTGTGGTGGGCTGTGATTCTTCTCGGGCTGCTTTTCATCTCTTACAGCCTTTTGGCTCTTTTCAGCGCCTTCGGTGTCCTGCCGTGGCAgcttcttcactctctcctcATTCATCGCCACACCCGCGTCGCCACGTACGCCCAACAGAgggagcgggagacgaaggagagacgggagaagcgacgcaggcagTGGGAGGCACTCCAGGCGACCTCCGAAAGGGGTGccgcggggagagaaggcgacagcacggaggcgcgagaagacgaacctCGAGGCGAAGCCGTTCTCCGCGAgtggagagagcaagaggggATTCGGCGCAGGCGGCACGCCGCCTCAATCCCTGAGCACATACCTTTGCAGTTGTCGGCCTttcgagacgaagaggaagacgaagaagag ATATGCATCTTCTGCTTCGAGGAGTTCAAACCAGAGGACATTCTTCGCGTCGTGAATGGCTGCGGCCACAAATTCCATC GCCACTGTGTGGATGTGTGGCTTTTCAAacgacagaaagagacgtgCCCCATGTGTGGGCAGCTCCGCAGCCCTAGGCGAGCCAAGTGA